One genomic segment of Corvus moneduloides isolate bCorMon1 chromosome 23, bCorMon1.pri, whole genome shotgun sequence includes these proteins:
- the POU3F1 gene encoding LOW QUALITY PROTEIN: POU domain, class 3, transcription factor 1 (The sequence of the model RefSeq protein was modified relative to this genomic sequence to represent the inferred CDS: inserted 3 bases in 2 codons; deleted 7 bases in 6 codons), whose protein sequence is MAAAAQYLPRSAALMHPDGDRLHQGTTYREVQKMMHHEYLQGLAPAAGHAVGLAHHQWLPSPARTGAAVGVVGGAHLPPAEHAKGGPPGPREDLSAAAFHHRPHLVHQPAAGSAAGGWAQGGAHHLPPMSPPSGXRPLLYAQPYAGLNGMLGPAGASLHHGLRDPLGAEEAGGHELAASPPPLGPPEPSDEDAPSSDDLEQFAKQFKQRRIKLGFTQADVGLALGTLNGNVFSQTTICRFEALQLSFKNMCKLKPLLNKWLEETDSSTGXPTNLDKIAAQGRKRKKRTSIEVGRQGRPGETTSSSAPKPSAQRDHLLWRTPLQLEKEVVRVWFCNRRQKEKRMTPAGVPHPPMEDVYAQADTSPLHHALARRRAVTARPPAATDGGAAGAGQRGDAL, encoded by the exons ATGGCCGCCGCCGCGCAGTACCTGCCGCGCTCCGCCGCGCTCATGCACCCCGACGGGGACCGGCTGCACCAGGGCACCACGTACCGCGAAGTGCAGAAGATGATGCACCACGAGTACCTGCAGGGACTGGCCCCCGCCGCCGGGCAC GCCGTCGGGCTGGCGCACCACCAGTGGCTGCCCAGCCCGGCACGGACTGGGGCAGCggtgggggtggtggggggCGCGCACCTTCCGCCCGCCGAGCACGCCAAGGGTGGCCCGCCGGGGCCCCGCGAGGACCTGTCCGCCGCCGCTTTCCACCACCGCCCGCACCTGGTGCACCAGCCGGCGGCGGGCAGCGCGGCGGGTGGCTGGGCGCAGGGCGGTGCGCACCACCTGCCGCCCATGTCACCGCCGTCGGG CAGGCCGCTGCTCTATGCGCAACCCTATGCGGGCCTCAACGGAATGCTGGGGCCCGCCGGCGCCAGC CTGCACCACGGGTTACGCGACCCGCTGGGCGCCGAGGAGGCGGGCGGCCACGAGCTGGCGGCCTCGCCGCCGCCGCTGGGGCCTCCCGAGCCGTCGGACGAGGACGCGCCCAGCTCCGACGACCTAGAGCAATTCGCCAAGCAGTTCAAGCAGCGG CGCATCAAGCTGGGCTTCACGCAGGCCGATGTGGGGCTGGCGCTGGGCACTCTC AACGGGAACGTCTTCTCGCAAACC ACGATCTGCCGGTTCGAGGCGCTGCAGCTGAGCTTCAAGAACATGTGCAAGCTGAAGCCGCTGCTCAACAAGTGGCTGGAGGAGACGGACTCCAGCACGG AGCCCACCAACCTGGACAAGATTGCGGCACAGGGCCGGAAGCGCAAGAAGCGGACGTCCATCGAGGTGGGGCGTCAAGGGCGCCCTGGAGAGACCACTTCCTCAAGTGCCCCCAAGCCCTCGGCGCAACGAGATCACCTCCTCTGGCGGActcccctgcagctggagaaagagGTGGTGCGGGTCTGG TTCTGCAACCGGCGGCAGAAGGAGAAGCGGATGACGCCGGCCGGGGTCCCGCATCCCCCCATGGAGGACGTTTACGCACAGGCGGACACGTCGCCGTTGCACCACGCGCTTGCCCGGCGCCGTGCAGTGACTGCCCGGCCCCCCGCGGCCACCGACGGCGGCGCAGCGGGCGCGGGCCAGCGGGGGGACGCGCTTTAA